The following are encoded together in the Numida meleagris isolate 19003 breed g44 Domestic line chromosome 19, NumMel1.0, whole genome shotgun sequence genome:
- the CDK5RAP1 gene encoding CDK5 regulatory subunit-associated protein 1 isoform X1 produces the protein MRAWGRALRAAGPLRWAAARPGAARKAHCGQSERPRGRRAELPAGPDLRHFLRGAAASPPAGEQEPAQSSTSGLGKVYLETYGCQMNVNDTEIAWAILQKSGYTRTKEADEADVILLVTCSVREKAEQAIWNRLQHLKALKARRHQACLPLRIGILGCMAERLKEEILHREKLVDIVAGPDAYRDLPRLLAVAESGQQAANVLLSLDETYADILPVQTSAGGKTAFVSIMRGCDNMCSYCIVPFTRGRERSRPIASILEEVKILSDQGVKEVTLLGQNVNSFRDMSEVQFQSAAAPVLSRGFSTVYKAKPGGLRFAHLLDQVSRIDPEMRIRFTSPHPKDFPDEVLQLIQERHNICKQLHLPAQSGSTRVLEAMRRGYTREAYLELVHHVRNTIPGVSLSSDFIAGFCGETEEDHQQTVSLLREVRYNVGFLFAYSMRQKTRAYHRLQDDVPADVKRRRLEELITVFREEAARANEAMVGQSQLVLVEGPSKRSASELCGRNDGNIKVIFPDTDTEDAGGCKALVRAQPGDYVLVKVTSASSQTLKGVLLCRTTLSRSAACR, from the exons ATGCGGGCTTGGGGGCGCGCGCTGCGGGCGGCCGGGCCTCTCCGCTGGGCCGCTGcccgccccggggccgcccgcAAAGCGCACTGCGGGCAGAGCGAGCGGCCTCGGGGCCGCAGGGCCGAGCTGCCCGCGGGGCCGGACCTGAGGCACTTCCTGAGGGGGGCCGCCGCGTCGCCGCCCGCCGGGGAGCAGGAACCCGCGCAGAGCTCTACCTCCGGTCTCGGGAAAG TGTACCTGGAGACCTATGGCTGCCAGATGAATGTCAACGACACGGAGATTGCTTGGGCTATCCTGCAGAAGAGCGGCTACACGAGAACGAAGGAAGCAGATGAG GCGGATGTGATTCTACTTGTGACCTGTTCTGTTAG GGAGAAGGCTGAGCAGGCTATCTGGAACCGCCTGCAGCACCTCAAGGCTCTCAAGGCCCGGCGGCACCAGGCGTGCTTGCCTCTCCGCATTGGGATTCTAG GATGCATGGCTGAGAGGCTTAAGGAGGAGATTCTGCACAGGGAGAAGCTGGTTGATATCGTGGCAGGCCCTGATGCATATCGGGACCTTCCCCGGCTGCTGGCCGTGGCTGAATCTGGGCAGCAGGCTGCTAATGTCCTGTTATCACTAGATGAGACTTATGCAGATATTCTGCCTGTCCAGACTAGCGCAGGTGGCAAAACAGCATTTGT GTCCATCATGCGGGGCTGTGACAACATGTGTAGCTATTGCATTGTGCCCTTCACCCGTGGCCGTGAAAGGAGCCGCCCCATCGCGTCCATCCTGGAGGAAGTGAAGATACTCTCAGATCAG GGGGTGAAAGAAGTGACCCTTTTGGGTCAGAATGTCAACAGCTTTCGAGATATGTCTGAGGTGCAGTTTCAGTCAGCTGCTGCCCCAGTCCTCAGTCGTGGCTTTAGCACTGTCTACAAAGCTAAACCAGGAGGCTTGCGTTTTGCACATCTTCTAGACCAGGTCTCTAGAATTGATCCAGAAATGAGGATTCGTTTCACTTCTCCACACCCCAAGGATTTTCCTGATGAG GTCCTGCAGCTTATCCAGGAGCGACACAACATCTGCAAACAACTTCACCTCCCAGCCCAGAGTGGAAGCACACGAGTCCTGGAGGCCATGAGACGGGG ATACACAAGAGAAGCATACTTAGAGCTCGTACACCATGTGCGCAACACCATTCCAG GAGTGAGTTTAAGCAGTGATTTCATTGCTGGTTTCTGTGGGGAAACAGAAGAAGATCACCAGCAGACTGTGTCCTTGCTGCGAGAAGTCCGCTACAATGTAGGCTTCCTCTTCGCTTATAGCATGAGACAG AAAACTCGGGCGTATCACCGGCTGCAGGATGATGTGCCTGCAGATGTGAAACGGAGGCGGCTGGAGGAGCTCATCACTGTCTTTCGAGAGGAGGCTGCAAGGGCAAATGAGGCCATGGTGGGCCAGTCCCAGCTGGTGCTGGTGGAAGGG CCCAGCAAGCGCTCTGCCTCTGAGTTGTGTGGGAGGAATGATGGCAACATCAAGGTGATCTTCCCTGATACCGACACAGAGGATGCTGGGGGCTGCAAGGCTCTGGTCAGAGCCCAGCCAGGCGACTATGTTTTGGTGAAG GTAacctctgccagctctcagACCTTGAAGGGAGTTCTGCTTTGTCGTACCACCCTCTCCCGCTCTGCAGCTTGTCGTTGA
- the CDK5RAP1 gene encoding CDK5 regulatory subunit-associated protein 1 isoform X2, with the protein MSTTRRLLGLSCRRAATRERRKQMREKAEQAIWNRLQHLKALKARRHQACLPLRIGILGCMAERLKEEILHREKLVDIVAGPDAYRDLPRLLAVAESGQQAANVLLSLDETYADILPVQTSAGGKTAFVSIMRGCDNMCSYCIVPFTRGRERSRPIASILEEVKILSDQGVKEVTLLGQNVNSFRDMSEVQFQSAAAPVLSRGFSTVYKAKPGGLRFAHLLDQVSRIDPEMRIRFTSPHPKDFPDEVLQLIQERHNICKQLHLPAQSGSTRVLEAMRRGYTREAYLELVHHVRNTIPGVSLSSDFIAGFCGETEEDHQQTVSLLREVRYNVGFLFAYSMRQKTRAYHRLQDDVPADVKRRRLEELITVFREEAARANEAMVGQSQLVLVEGPSKRSASELCGRNDGNIKVIFPDTDTEDAGGCKALVRAQPGDYVLVKVTSASSQTLKGVLLCRTTLSRSAACR; encoded by the exons ATGTCAACGACACGGAGATTGCTTGGGCTATCCTGCAGAAGAGCGGCTACACGAGAACGAAGGAAGCAGATGAG GGAGAAGGCTGAGCAGGCTATCTGGAACCGCCTGCAGCACCTCAAGGCTCTCAAGGCCCGGCGGCACCAGGCGTGCTTGCCTCTCCGCATTGGGATTCTAG GATGCATGGCTGAGAGGCTTAAGGAGGAGATTCTGCACAGGGAGAAGCTGGTTGATATCGTGGCAGGCCCTGATGCATATCGGGACCTTCCCCGGCTGCTGGCCGTGGCTGAATCTGGGCAGCAGGCTGCTAATGTCCTGTTATCACTAGATGAGACTTATGCAGATATTCTGCCTGTCCAGACTAGCGCAGGTGGCAAAACAGCATTTGT GTCCATCATGCGGGGCTGTGACAACATGTGTAGCTATTGCATTGTGCCCTTCACCCGTGGCCGTGAAAGGAGCCGCCCCATCGCGTCCATCCTGGAGGAAGTGAAGATACTCTCAGATCAG GGGGTGAAAGAAGTGACCCTTTTGGGTCAGAATGTCAACAGCTTTCGAGATATGTCTGAGGTGCAGTTTCAGTCAGCTGCTGCCCCAGTCCTCAGTCGTGGCTTTAGCACTGTCTACAAAGCTAAACCAGGAGGCTTGCGTTTTGCACATCTTCTAGACCAGGTCTCTAGAATTGATCCAGAAATGAGGATTCGTTTCACTTCTCCACACCCCAAGGATTTTCCTGATGAG GTCCTGCAGCTTATCCAGGAGCGACACAACATCTGCAAACAACTTCACCTCCCAGCCCAGAGTGGAAGCACACGAGTCCTGGAGGCCATGAGACGGGG ATACACAAGAGAAGCATACTTAGAGCTCGTACACCATGTGCGCAACACCATTCCAG GAGTGAGTTTAAGCAGTGATTTCATTGCTGGTTTCTGTGGGGAAACAGAAGAAGATCACCAGCAGACTGTGTCCTTGCTGCGAGAAGTCCGCTACAATGTAGGCTTCCTCTTCGCTTATAGCATGAGACAG AAAACTCGGGCGTATCACCGGCTGCAGGATGATGTGCCTGCAGATGTGAAACGGAGGCGGCTGGAGGAGCTCATCACTGTCTTTCGAGAGGAGGCTGCAAGGGCAAATGAGGCCATGGTGGGCCAGTCCCAGCTGGTGCTGGTGGAAGGG CCCAGCAAGCGCTCTGCCTCTGAGTTGTGTGGGAGGAATGATGGCAACATCAAGGTGATCTTCCCTGATACCGACACAGAGGATGCTGGGGGCTGCAAGGCTCTGGTCAGAGCCCAGCCAGGCGACTATGTTTTGGTGAAG GTAacctctgccagctctcagACCTTGAAGGGAGTTCTGCTTTGTCGTACCACCCTCTCCCGCTCTGCAGCTTGTCGTTGA
- the BPI gene encoding bactericidal permeability-increasing protein isoform X2, translating into MAARSLAAFSAVLAVCLALTKATNPGFVVRITQAGLDYAHQHGITVLQKELAQLKLPDISGDFRVRHLGKVHYEISSLNLRSFHLPYSRISLVPSVGLQVAISNAFAEVDGNWRVKFHFIRDHGSFNLEVKNVYIKIDLKLGSDTSGKPTVSTSACSTRISSVDVHFSGKFGWLYNLFYSAVESRFRKILESKVCDSVVSSVSGDLQRYLQTLPVTAKIDAKAGIDYSLVAPPAATAQTLDAGLKGEFFSLAHRGAVPFLPPPLSLPPDHNRMVYFGASSYFFNTAGFAYHAAGALVFEITNSMIPKDVEFHLNTSTFAAFIPQLDKMYPNMLMKLRLSAPSAPFLSIAPGGISLQPVVDIQAYAILPNASLAPLFLLSLTGNVSATIDVKSGHIVGNLTVGRMKLSLKHSDVGTFKVRMLQSIMNVYASSILLPRVNERLAEGFPLPLPDRIQLSNILVQFHQNFLLLGADVHYTPRERR; encoded by the exons ATGGCAGCACGGAGCCTGGCAGCATTCAGCGCGGTGCTGGCTGTGTGTCTGGCACTCACCAAGGCCACCAACCCCGGCTTCGTGGTCAGGATCACCCAGGCGGGCCTGGACTATG CCCACCAGCACGGGATTACCGtcctgcagaaggagctggCCCAGCTGAAGCTGCCGGACATCTCAGGTGACTTTCGAGTCCGGCACTTGGGGAAGGTGCACTATGAGATCTCCAG cttGAACCTCCGCAGTTTCCATCTGCCATACTCACGGATCTCCCTGGTTCCCAGCGTGGGGCTGCAGGTCGCCATCTCCAACGCCTTTGCCGAGGTGGATGGGAACTGGCGGGTGAAGTTTCACTTCAT CCGGGACCATGGATCCTTCAACCTGGAGGTGAAGAACGTCTACATCAAGATTGACCTGAAGCTGGGCAGTGACACCTCAGGGAAGCCCACCGTGAGcacttctgcctgcagcacccGCATCTCCAGTGTCGACGTCCATTTCTCGGGCAAGTTCGG gTGGCTGTACAACCTCTTCTACAGCGCCGTTGAGTCCAGGTTCAGGAAAATCTTGGAGAGCAAG GTCTGTGACAGCGTGGTCAGCTCCGTCAGCGGCGACCTGCAGCGTTACCTCCAGACCCTGCCAG TCACGGCCAAGATAGATGCCAAGGCTGGGATTGATTACTCATTGGTGGCACCGCCAGCGGCCACTGCACAGACCCTGGATGCGGGCCTGAAG GGTGAATTCTTCTCCCTGGCACACCGTGGTGCTGTCCCCTTCCTCCCACCACCACTGTCCTTGCCTCCTGACCACAACCGCATGGTTTACTTTGGGGCCTCCAGCTACTTCTTCAACACTGCCGGTTTCGCCTACCACGCAGCTGGGGCACTGGTCTTCGAGATCACAAACTCCATG ATCCCGAAGGATGTCGAATTCCATTTGAACACCTCCACCTTTGCGGCCTTCATTCCCCAG CTGGACAAGATGTACCCCAACATGCTCATGAAGCTCAGGCTGTCTGCTCCCTCTGCCCCGTTCCTGAGCATTGCACCAGGCGGGATCTCACTCCAGCCCGTTGTGGACATCCAGGCTTATGCCATCCTTCCCAATGCCAGCCTAGCCCCTCTATTCCTCCTCAGCTTG ACAGGCAACGTGTCCGCCACCATTGATGTGAAATCCGGCCACATTGTTGGGAACCTGACTGTGGGCAG GATGAAGCTCTCTCTGAAGCATTCAGATGTTGGCACTTTCAAG GTACGAATGCTGCAGTCAATAATGAATGTATATGCCTCCAGTATCCTGCTCCCACGTGTTAATG AGAGGTTAGCTGAAGGCTTCCCACTGCCACTGCCAGACCGAATACAGCTCTCCAACATCCTTGTGCAGTTTCACCAG AATTTCCTGCTGCTCGGAGCAGATGTGCACTACACGCCCCGGGAGCGCAGATAA
- the BPI gene encoding bactericidal permeability-increasing protein isoform X1, with protein sequence MAARSLAAFSAVLAVCLALTKATNPGFVVRITQAGLDYAHQHGITVLQKELAQLKLPDISGDFRVRHLGKVHYEISSLNLRSFHLPYSRISLVPSVGLQVAISNAFAEVDGNWRVKFHFIRDHGSFNLEVKNVYIKIDLKLGSDTSGKPTVSTSACSTRISSVDVHFSGKFGWLYNLFYSAVESRFRKILESKVCDSVVSSVSGDLQRYLQTLPEANVCETPAALLLRKARARHCADDSRGKLLPALLCRLPFTHPSAPCLAVTAKIDAKAGIDYSLVAPPAATAQTLDAGLKGEFFSLAHRGAVPFLPPPLSLPPDHNRMVYFGASSYFFNTAGFAYHAAGALVFEITNSMIPKDVEFHLNTSTFAAFIPQLDKMYPNMLMKLRLSAPSAPFLSIAPGGISLQPVVDIQAYAILPNASLAPLFLLSLTGNVSATIDVKSGHIVGNLTVGRMKLSLKHSDVGTFKVRMLQSIMNVYASSILLPRVNERLAEGFPLPLPDRIQLSNILVQFHQNFLLLGADVHYTPRERR encoded by the exons ATGGCAGCACGGAGCCTGGCAGCATTCAGCGCGGTGCTGGCTGTGTGTCTGGCACTCACCAAGGCCACCAACCCCGGCTTCGTGGTCAGGATCACCCAGGCGGGCCTGGACTATG CCCACCAGCACGGGATTACCGtcctgcagaaggagctggCCCAGCTGAAGCTGCCGGACATCTCAGGTGACTTTCGAGTCCGGCACTTGGGGAAGGTGCACTATGAGATCTCCAG cttGAACCTCCGCAGTTTCCATCTGCCATACTCACGGATCTCCCTGGTTCCCAGCGTGGGGCTGCAGGTCGCCATCTCCAACGCCTTTGCCGAGGTGGATGGGAACTGGCGGGTGAAGTTTCACTTCAT CCGGGACCATGGATCCTTCAACCTGGAGGTGAAGAACGTCTACATCAAGATTGACCTGAAGCTGGGCAGTGACACCTCAGGGAAGCCCACCGTGAGcacttctgcctgcagcacccGCATCTCCAGTGTCGACGTCCATTTCTCGGGCAAGTTCGG gTGGCTGTACAACCTCTTCTACAGCGCCGTTGAGTCCAGGTTCAGGAAAATCTTGGAGAGCAAG GTCTGTGACAGCGTGGTCAGCTCCGTCAGCGGCGACCTGCAGCGTTACCTCCAGACCCTGCCAG AAGCAAACGTGTGTGAAACCCCTGCCGCTCTGCTGCTCCGGAAAGCCAGGGCACGGCACTGcgcagatgacagcagaggcaAGCTGCTCCCGGCTCTGCTGTGCCGTCTGCCTTTCACTCATCCCTCTGCCCCATGTCTTGCAGTCACGGCCAAGATAGATGCCAAGGCTGGGATTGATTACTCATTGGTGGCACCGCCAGCGGCCACTGCACAGACCCTGGATGCGGGCCTGAAG GGTGAATTCTTCTCCCTGGCACACCGTGGTGCTGTCCCCTTCCTCCCACCACCACTGTCCTTGCCTCCTGACCACAACCGCATGGTTTACTTTGGGGCCTCCAGCTACTTCTTCAACACTGCCGGTTTCGCCTACCACGCAGCTGGGGCACTGGTCTTCGAGATCACAAACTCCATG ATCCCGAAGGATGTCGAATTCCATTTGAACACCTCCACCTTTGCGGCCTTCATTCCCCAG CTGGACAAGATGTACCCCAACATGCTCATGAAGCTCAGGCTGTCTGCTCCCTCTGCCCCGTTCCTGAGCATTGCACCAGGCGGGATCTCACTCCAGCCCGTTGTGGACATCCAGGCTTATGCCATCCTTCCCAATGCCAGCCTAGCCCCTCTATTCCTCCTCAGCTTG ACAGGCAACGTGTCCGCCACCATTGATGTGAAATCCGGCCACATTGTTGGGAACCTGACTGTGGGCAG GATGAAGCTCTCTCTGAAGCATTCAGATGTTGGCACTTTCAAG GTACGAATGCTGCAGTCAATAATGAATGTATATGCCTCCAGTATCCTGCTCCCACGTGTTAATG AGAGGTTAGCTGAAGGCTTCCCACTGCCACTGCCAGACCGAATACAGCTCTCCAACATCCTTGTGCAGTTTCACCAG AATTTCCTGCTGCTCGGAGCAGATGTGCACTACACGCCCCGGGAGCGCAGATAA
- the KIAA1755 gene encoding uncharacterized protein KIAA1755 homolog (The sequence of the model RefSeq protein was modified relative to this genomic sequence to represent the inferred CDS: added 57 bases not found in genome assembly) — translation GGGSAAAPAGTGTAPRSRSRRGDPAGGRQRRAPRKDEGRPPRARCRCPLTMDAQSLDAAVQGALRALYPPFEATAPTVLGQVFRLLESSYQGDGLRCLLDFLIPAKRLFEHVRRAACAPYSNCIFLHEGWPLCLHEKVVVHLAPLNPLLLRAGDFYLQAEPCQEHTARIALKHLSPDLHSVQETPVPEAAYALLFTNEWLEEINCNYAGSPLHTCLVATENGITPLPWSKIATPEFVDKPKAGPSGTPMAAPGGPNPEPAAPTEPAAPITPTPHGTAESSAPYSNITDIVLGCRDSWKPNRGRYPGLIKVEQAGLWQKPTTLAVPSLQEIISQNLEGEYVELLQLSQQDLGLLATSRSAAAQPWVGSWPYRGVPSSQEGPCTPCQRRRLSGEPGQHGLRCRHRNSYLAALQNPVSFGPTLMAAILEEPDSPAPLPEPSAPGGSRAGTPCPRRARTRGSGGQAVGQRSPRLPTAPTRSEAAGSGHKFSFLKGPRLGDGAGSQHEGGWRKVSAIYSPRMGRAKPAGKGADVAATAPAEERSPQSITSQNGPSVPWQELHAGLLHSGIVCLPGGTDKLGRALLQVTTSSSAWGAAWCSAAELVRLLLCLCSLPRKDAKDSGLTAVVDARKQPPSPILYSALRSVQSISPGCIHTVLLLAEKELPSPRERLPGLQVETLTSLKALGRFVDSSQVTAELEGTFPYCHGEWVQFFQRLQPFTASLVRSSELLQSCIQELRSTDGAAGTQDVATCIERHEELMRRVLSDPQLVRLQREGGAVLARLRRDAARLHTSPHVRAGMDAAEARYAQLEEELHLLVSQSNSRLERLGALQKLRELEAELGELQHWLDGEGVARLREMGAEEWSPDSCERPAERWSEFLLQAAARHRHGLELCQQADELQDSVFPEAEPLQAAAALFRTKLMSFQQRVERRQAELEMLHELRRFSSKITCLNEGCRQCSSQAKHGGVPAGRPEALQRLESSFQRLSLEFSTEKLQEMRAQLRQMQSSSGMGAWTAAWHKYQETRQSLEAMLAELWEGSAATTPGHGAMQALGQPSAGSTRGHTTGVEQHDAARSPPSSPRPRCSSLPTCGSATPPRTKGNPPQLRSPPRRVPPSPPRAPLCSKPPAHGSADPRADAAQYFQVSSHSSFSSEDSDTQNSAEETPAGIPAVAQDLGLPGSPEKPPPIVYLENHRATGLGRADTK, via the exons CCGCCGAGGAGACCCCGCGGGCGGGAGGCAGCGCCGGGCCCCGAGGAAGGACGAGGGAAGGCCCCCCCGGGCGCGCTGCCGCTGCCCATTAACCATG GACGCGCAGTCCCTGGACGCAGCGGTGCAGGGTGCCCTCCGCGCCCTCTATCCGCCCTTCGAAGCCACGGCCCCGACGGTGCTGGGCCAGGTGTTCCgcctgctggaaagcagctacCAGGGCGACGGGCTCCGCTGCCTGCTGGACTTCCTCATCCCTGCCAAGCGCCTCTTCGAGCACGTGCGGCGGGCGGCCTGT GCTCCCTACTCCAACTGCATCTTCCTGCACGAGGGCTGGCCCTTGTGTCTGCACGAGAAGGTGGTGGTGCACCTGGCACCGCTCAACCCGCTGCTGCTGCGTGCTGGGGACTTCtacctgcaggcagagccctgccagGAGCACACAGCACGCATTGCCCTCAAGCACCTCTCACCGGATCTGCACAGCGTGCAGGAGACGCCCGTCCCTGAGGCCGCCTACGCACTGCTCTTCACCAACGAGTGGCTGGAGGAGATTAATTGCAACTATGCAGGGTCCCCCCTGCACACCTGCTTGGTGGCCACCGAGAACGGCATCACTCCGTTGCCATGGAGCAAGATTGCCACGCCAGAGTTTGTTGACAAGCCCAAGGCTGGACCCAGCGGCACACCCATGGCTGCACCAGGTGGCCCCAATCCGGAGCCAGCGGCACCGACTGAGCCAGCGGCACCGATCACACCCACACCCCATGGCACAGCAGAGAGCTCAGCGCCCTACAGCAACATCACTGACATcgtcctgggctgcagggacagctggaaGCCAAACCGAGGGAGGTACCCGGGGCTGATCAAGGTGGAGCAGGCAGGGTTGTGGCAGAAGCCGACCACGCTGGCCGTGCCCAGCCTGCAGGAGATCATCAGCCAGAACCTGGAGGGGGAGTacgtggagctgctgcagctctcccagcaggaCCTGGGCCTCCTGGCCACGTCCCGCTCTGCAGCGGCACAGCCCTGGGTGGGCTCCTGGCCCTACAGGGGAGTCCCGAGCTCCCAGGAGGGTCCCTGCACCCCGTGCcagaggaggaggctgagcGGGGAGCCTGGGCAGCACGGCCTGCGCTGCCGGCACCGCAACTCCTACCTTGCCGCCCTGCAGAACCCAGTGAGCTTTGGCCCCACGCTGATGGCGGCCATCCTGGAGGAGCCCGACAGCCCCGCGCCCCTACCTGAGCCCTCTGCACCgggtgggagcagggctggcacccCCTGCCCCCGCAGGGCCCGTACCAGGGGGTCAGGAGGGCAGGCGGTGGGGCAGCGCAGCCCCCGGCTCCCCACGGCCCCCACTCGCTCGGAGGCAGCGGGCTCCGGCCACAAGTTCTCCTTCCTGAAGGGCCCTCGGCTTGGGGACGGCGCGGGCAGCCAGCACGAGGGCGGCTGGAGGAAGGTGTCTGCCATTTACTCACCCAGGATGGGCAGAGCCAAGCCGGCTGGGAAAG GTGCGGATGTGGCAGCCACAGCCCCTGCAGAGGAACGGTCCCCGCAGAGCATCACCAGCCAGAACGGCCCCTCCGTGCCATGGCAGGAGCTGCACGCCGGCCTGCTGCACTCGGGCATCGTCTGCCTGCCAG GTGGCACCGACAAGCTGGGCAGGGCCCTTCTGCAGGTGACCACCAGCAGCAGCGCCTGGGGAGCCGCGTGGTGCTCGGCTGCCGAGCTGGTgaggctgctcctctgcctctgctccctccccag GAAGGATGCAAAGGACAGTGGGCTGACAGCTGTGGTGGATGCCAGGAAGCAGCCTCCCTCTCCCATCCTGTACTCCGCTCTCCGCTCGGTCCAG AGCATCTCTCCAGGCTGCATCCacaccgtgctgctgctggctgagaaGGAGCTGCCCTCCCCCCGCGAGAGGCTGCCCGGGCTGCAG GTGGAGACCCTGACATCGCTGAAGGCTCTGGGCCGCTTCGTTGACAGCTCCCAGGTGACGGCGGAGCTGGAGGGCACCTTCCCCTACTGCCACGGCGAGTGGGTGCAATTCTTCCAG AGGCTGCAGCCCTTCACCGCCAGCCTTGTGCGGTCAtcggagctgctgcagagctgcatccAGGAGCTTCGGAGCACTGACGGTGCGGCAGGGACGCAG GATGTGGCCACGTGCATCGAGAGGCACGAGGAGCTGATGCGCAGGGTGCTGAGCGACCCGCAGCTGGTGCGCCTGCAGCGCGAGGGGGGGGCTGTGCTGGCCCGGCTGCGCAGGGATGCTGCCCGGCTCCACACCTCACCGCATGTCAG GGCCGGCATGGATGCGGCCGAGGCGCGGTACGcgcagctggaggaggagctgcaCCTCCTGGTGTCGCAGTCCAACAGCCGCCTGGAGCGGCTCGGCGCCCTGCAGAAGCTGCGGGAGCTGGAGGCCGAGCTGGGCGAG ctccagcactggcTGGATGGGGAGGGAGTGGCGCGGCTGCGTGAGATGGGAGCTGAGGAGTGGAGCCCTGACAGCTGCGAGAGGCCCGCGGAGCGCTGGAGCGagttcctgctgcaggcagcg gCCCGGCACCGGCACGGCCTGGAGCTGTGTCAGCAGGCAGACGAGCTGCAGGATTCCGTGTTCCCCGAGGCTGAGCCCTTGCAGGCGGCTGCAGCCTTGTTCCGGACGAAGCTGATGAGCTTCCAGCAGCGCGTGGAGCGGCGGCAGGCGGAGCTGGAAATGCTGCATGAGCTGCGCCGGTTCTCCAGCAAG ATCACGTGCCTGAACgagggctgcaggcagtgctcgTCGCAGGCGAAGCACGGCGGGGTCCCCGCGGGGCGGCCCGAGGCTCTGCAGCGCCTGGAGAGCTCCTTCCAGAGGCTGTCGCTGGAGTTCTCCACGGAGAAGCTGCAGGAGATGCGGGCGCAGCTGCGgcagatgcagagcagcagtgggatgggggcCTGGACGGCAGCGTGGCACAAGTACCAGGAGACGCGGCAGAGCCTGGAGGCGATGCTGGCCGAGCTGTGGGAGGGGTCTGCAGCCACCACTCCTGGCCATGGGGCCATGCAGGCTTTGGGGCAGCCCTCGGCCGGCAGCACTCGTGGCCACACCACGGGCGTGGAGCAGCACGATGCAGCCCGCTCGCCTCCAAGCTCCCCGCGGCCGCGCTGCAGCTCCCTCCCGACGTGCGGCAGTGCAACCCCACCACGCACCAAGGGGAACCCACCCCAGCTCCGCAGCCCACCCCGCCGCGtgcccccctccccgccgcgTGCCCCCCTCTGCAGCAAGCCCCCAGCACACGGCTCAGCAGATCCGCGGGCCGATGCCGCCCAGTACTTCCAGGtctccagccacagcagcttCTCCTCTGAGGACTCAGACACGCAGAACTCTGCTGAAGAAACCCCAGCGGGGATCCCGGCTGTGGCCCAGGACCTGGGGCTGCCTGGCAGCCCCGAAAAGCCCCCCCCGATCGTGTACCTGGAGAACCACCGTGCcacagggctgggcagggcagaCACCAAGTGA